The genomic window TGCCCACAGAGACTTTTCCCCGTTGGGCTATCAGGATCGACTTGATCATTTTGAAAAAGGGAGTCTTTTCCTATAACGAACAGTCTTTCCTGTCTTGTATTAAGGTCCCTTACCAAAACTCTGGTACCGTTCTTGGCAATCACAGGTTATTCCTCCGACTCGTCGAGAAGTTCGCCTATTTTGTCAAGAATTTCAGATGCCAAGGAATCGGCCAAGGCGCCAAAGGGTATAAATCCCTTTCTATCCGCATAGGTAAGAATAACGTTAAAGCTGTTAGCCTTTTCGTAATTAATGGTTACATCGGCACTTGCGTCAGCCATGCAGAAATGCATGTCCGGATACAGTGTCGCCATTCTGCAAACTTTGACGATTCTAACTTCAATGCTCTCGTTTTCGTCTGCAAAAACCTTTTCGACGCGGCGAAGCACCATTTGAGAAAGCTTAACTTCGCGTGTCCGACGAGCCCGTTCATGAGAGTCCATTCTCGCTCTAACGATTGGTCTCATAGGTCAGCGCCTCCTTTAGATTCATTGAGACTGTCAAGGCTATCAAGGATAGTATTAATTCTATCCATGACATGCCTCTTGCTAGTGCAGGTCACTGGAACATAAAACATTGCGACTTTCCGGTCATCCACAGCCCTAGAGCCTATACCTATAAGAGTGACTTCAGTATGGCTTTCGGACCATCGGCAATCAACAGACATTGAAGGACGTGAAAGCTCCTGCCCTAGTGTTTCTAAGGTGCACTTGCGTGTTTGCGCTCTTTGCATTTTGCCATCTCCTTTGTTTGGTTTGTGGATTGCTAAATGCAACCCCTTACTCGGTTCAACAGCGGTAAAATCTGGTCTTCTTGATCAGACTGAAAACGCGAATGAAGCTCGATTTCCACGAGAGGCATGCCTTGGAATCTTTTCTTAGAAACAGTATAGGGCACAGACCGATAGTTGAAACACCCCGTGGAAACTCGAACCACGAGAGGCTCCTCATTGTGGACGAACTTTACTACTGTGTCCAAGACATCGTTGCAGCGGGCATAAGCTGTCTCGATGTTCTTGTACAGAGTAGTATTATGCTCGGGACGATAATAGACCTCACAAGCGGCACAAAGACGAGCGTTGCTCACCCTGACTATAAAATCCGTCTGTCCTCTTTTCTTTTTGGAAACAATGTTGAGAATAAACGGATATACCAATATAGCCTCATCACGCAATGGAGAGCCCTGATAAGCCCGTAAAACAGTAGCAATCTTGAAGCACTCTTCTTTGAGGTGATTGCTACTAGAATTTTCTAAGGGCTGGCTGCCAGTTGCGTTAAGCTGATTGTTCAAACTAGTTGTTGCCTGCATTAACAAACCAGGGTCAATCATATTAACCTCCTTTCCGAGCATTTGGAGCATTTCAGCTCGTGGATGACATGCATAAGGTCTTGAAAATCTTTCCGATCCTCCAACGAAAAAAAGTTATCAATAAGTAGACTTGCTATTCTTGAACTCTTGTCGGAGGAAATTCTATACTTCACCCTAGACATGCCATGGGGGAGCTTGGTAAATCTACTCACCCTAACAACAAAACTAGCGCCTAGCCTTTCTTCTACAAATTGCCTCACCTCCTCTTCACTGGTTATAGTTTTGATTGCAGAGCTGTTCATTTTCTACCCTCCTCTCTAGGGCCGTGATGTCCCGACACAATTCACAGTAAAGGCGGTCCCAAAAGTTTTGGGATAGCTCGGGAAGATGGGTGGGCCAAACTATAAGAATCCCTAGCCTAGCCCCTTTTCCGGTTCTGTGAATATAGGCGTTCACTTTCAGTTCAGAACTGTCATTCTGGATGATTATTGCTTTTTCTGTTTGCAGGTGGCAGTTTTTCACTATCCTAGAGATAAGGCCAGAAGAGTATTGATAGAGATAAACAAGGTCACTCTTCCGATTCTCGTCAAAACATGGGGCGCCACTTTCCAAAACATCCTTCGCCGGTATTCCCATACAACCTCCCTTTCCTTATATTCTACTGTAAAAGAGCATCCTACAACGTAATTAGGATGCCAAGATTTAACCACTTAAAATTGATGTTGTCAAACAATTATCTATTTGCCCACCATCCAAATAGCAAACATTGCTCCTATGCCCAAAAGAAAACCCAAAAACTCTAAAACAAAATGACCAAAATGCTTTTCCTCTTTTAATTCGGGGACTAAATCCGAAGCGGCTAAATAAATAAAACTGCCAGCCACAAAGGGCAAAACATAATTATTGAAAGTCTCTAAACGCGAACCCAAGAAATAGGTCACAAGGCTGCCCAGAAAAGAAGTAAGACTAACTAGATAATTATAAAAAAGCACCTTCTTCCTTTTTAACCCGCTATAGAGCAGAACAGCATTATCGCCTAACTCTTGGGGAATTTCGTGAACCATAATTCCGAAGGTAGTCGCCCAACCCAAAGGAGAGCTCATTAAAAAACTAGCTCCAATAGCAAGCCCATCGAAAAAATTATGAATGCTATCGGAAAGTAAGCTTAATTTGGCTACTGGTTTTAAAAGTTTGTCTTCAAAATCTTGTTTTTCACAATTAGGTTCGGGGCAATGGTGATAATGCAATATCTTTTCCAAAAGAAAGAAAATACTAAATCCCAAGAGAGCAACAATGAAGGCTGGCGCGCTGCCTATGAGGGTGCTGCTCTCAGGCAAGATATGAATAAAAGCGTCCCCTAATAAAGCCCCAGCAGCAAAAGCAATAAAAACCAAAAGAAAACTATTTAGCTTTTTGTGGTTAATGCTCAAAAGTCCGAAGGTAAAAATGGAGATAAAACTAACCAGCAGGTTAGCTAACAATATAAGCAAGAAAGTCATTCTGTTGTAATAAAATTATCTTTAAAAACTTTGCGACTCTCGTTTTGAAAATCCTGGATAAGCGCATCCGAAGGAATGCCGGTAATATGGTCTACCGTAGGAGAACCGTCAGGATTTTTGTCTGGAATCCTAATGTAATAAGCTAACTCGTCTGGACTACAGTTATGTTTTAAATTATCAAAAGATGTGTCAGGAATAAAATGAGTTAAATTTTTGCCTGTAGCGCCTAGGGACGCTTCAACAGAAAAAGTAGGATTATACTCTTTGACGTCAATTATCTCTAACCTGTCAAAGGCATGTTTATATTTAACCTGCAATCTTCCCACGTCAGGAGCTCTTCCCTTATTGCTTATAATTAAATCTGTTCCTTCAAACACGTCCTCTTCCCAATTAGCCGCTGAGCAATTGAGACCCAAACTCTGAATAAGATGCTCGGTAGCTACTTGTCCCAAAATTCCAGAACGAATTTCGTTAAATAATGAATAGGCATTTTTTTCACGGCTATAGTTCTCGTAAATTTTCCAAAACATTTGGAGCTCTTCTATACTTTTATCATTCATCATCAGATAATGGGAAAATGCGCCCAAAGCTTCGGACAAATCTTTTAGAGCTGCTACCTGTTCATTTCTTAAGATATTCTTTGTATCAGCATTTAGATTATTCCCCTTTTCCAAAGTGTCTCTAATTTTCTCTAGGCTTTGCTCTGTTCTCAGAACAGCGGGCAAGGCAAAAACCGCCTCTACCATATCATTTAATTCTGAGTCTTTTAATTTTTCTTGCCACGAGATTTTATGATTTTCTACTTCACTAGCGCTAACGGAGCAAACATCATCCTGCAACGCCTTAATGGTTTCCTGGTTCAAAATCTCCTTGTCAAAAACGGACTCATTCGCCTCAGTTGGTGAGCTTTCTTTTCTCTTGAAAATAAAAGATTCTATAGTCATAGTTTAATAGTATTACAATAGCCTTATCACTACCTAGCTGTCAATATCTTTCTCTTTAAAAATTGGAATCTTACTTGAATAAGGCAAAATTTGGGGGCAAAAAAATTACACTAGCGATGCAGTAAAAAATGGCAAAAATGATTAAAACAGACTAGAATGGAAAAGAATCAAAAAACATTAATTTCTTTATAGGCAAATGACAGATTATAAAAAAAATGAAATCGAGCAGCTCATTCGGGGCAAGAAAGTTCTAGTGGCTGGTTTAGGCGTACTGGGAGGTGGATTAGCCGCTACTAATTGGCTTTTAAAGCACAGGGCCATAGTTACGGTAACTGATTTAAAAGAAGCTTCTGAATTAAAAACCTCTTTGAAACAAATAAAGACTAACGGACAAAAAATAAAATATACTTTAGGTAAGCATCTGGTTTCTGATTTCAAAAACAATGAAATCATTGTAGCTAATCCGGGCATGCCACTTCAAAGCCCCTACCTTAACGCCTCGCGTCAAGCTGGAAGGCAGATAGTTAATGAAGCTTCTCTTTTTTTTAAATTCAATAATAACCCCACTATCGCAGTCACCGGAACGCGCGGCAAAACTACCACTGTTAATTGGATAGGACACATTCTTAAAAAAAGCAATCCAACCACTATTGTAGGAGGAAATTCTTCTGATGTGCCAATGCTTTCCTTCTTGGATAATTTAAAGAAAAATCAACCTGTGGTTTTGGAACTAGGTGCTTGGCAACTGGAATTAGTAAAAGAAAATGGTCCAAAAGTGGCCGTCATTACCAATCTGTATCCAGACCATTTAAACCGTTATGGCAGTATGAAGGCCTATGCCACTGCCAAAGCCAATGTTTTTAAGAGCCAAGATAAAGACAGCTATCTCATATTAAATAAGGATAATGTTTGGACAAAGTTTTTTCTTAAATTGAAACCGCAAAGTCATTTATATTTTGTTTCTGCCAAAAAATTACCCAAAGATTTGAATGGCCTTTATGTAACCGGCAACAATTTATATTTTAAAGAAGACTCAAATGTTATTACTATCCTGAATATAAAAGAATTCCGCGGAGATTGGGGCGAACATAATCTTATGAATCTTATGGAGGCTATGTTGGCCGGCCACCTCTATGGGTTGTCTTGGACTGTGGTAAAATCAGCTTTAAAGGATTTACCTCAAATCAGTTTACGTCAAGAAATTGTCTATAAAAAAAATGGACTGACCATTATTAATGACGGCGC from Candidatus Paceibacterota bacterium includes these protein-coding regions:
- the murD gene encoding UDP-N-acetylmuramoyl-L-alanine--D-glutamate ligase, producing the protein MTDYKKNEIEQLIRGKKVLVAGLGVLGGGLAATNWLLKHRAIVTVTDLKEASELKTSLKQIKTNGQKIKYTLGKHLVSDFKNNEIIVANPGMPLQSPYLNASRQAGRQIVNEASLFFKFNNNPTIAVTGTRGKTTTVNWIGHILKKSNPTTIVGGNSSDVPMLSFLDNLKKNQPVVLELGAWQLELVKENGPKVAVITNLYPDHLNRYGSMKAYATAKANVFKSQDKDSYLILNKDNVWTKFFLKLKPQSHLYFVSAKKLPKDLNGLYVTGNNLYFKEDSNVITILNIKEFRGDWGEHNLMNLMEAMLAGHLYGLSWTVVKSALKDLPQISLRQEIVYKKNGLTIINDGAGTSPDATIAALRRFAKPTINLILLTGGTDKNLDYRELAKTIKNKIPPNNLILLNGSGTKKLVDLLYKLKYSSSYLVLENLEDCLKGVWPRLKNSNNVILFSPASASFEKFKNEFDRGAKFNLTVKKIFK
- a CDS encoding ZIP family metal transporter — encoded protein: MTFLLILLANLLVSFISIFTFGLLSINHKKLNSFLLVFIAFAAGALLGDAFIHILPESSTLIGSAPAFIVALLGFSIFFLLEKILHYHHCPEPNCEKQDFEDKLLKPVAKLSLLSDSIHNFFDGLAIGASFLMSSPLGWATTFGIMVHEIPQELGDNAVLLYSGLKRKKVLFYNYLVSLTSFLGSLVTYFLGSRLETFNNYVLPFVAGSFIYLAASDLVPELKEEKHFGHFVLEFLGFLLGIGAMFAIWMVGK
- a CDS encoding GreA/GreB family elongation factor → MIAKNGTRVLVRDLNTRQERLFVIGKDSLFQNDQVDPDSPTGKSLCGHKIDEVINLITPEGEKGSYEVLDVLKI